A genomic segment from Sorangium aterium encodes:
- a CDS encoding type II toxin-antitoxin system death-on-curing family toxin — MNDDLNWAFVEVEDVLHLHAAAIRHYGGDQSIAPKAGCVEGSIGSAVTASMYVAEDGEPDLLVAVAYLLVYLAKNHCFVDGNKRVAWSALLRVLDANGIQIIAKQDEAAALVNDVASGVIDAHGVLNWLSSPNRIGAAPGWADTT, encoded by the coding sequence ATGAACGATGATTTGAATTGGGCCTTCGTGGAGGTCGAAGACGTGCTTCACTTGCACGCGGCCGCTATCCGCCACTATGGCGGGGATCAATCCATTGCACCAAAGGCTGGGTGCGTTGAAGGAAGCATCGGGAGCGCTGTCACCGCTTCGATGTACGTGGCGGAGGACGGAGAGCCCGATCTGCTCGTGGCTGTCGCCTATCTGCTCGTGTACCTCGCCAAGAACCACTGTTTCGTGGACGGGAACAAGCGCGTCGCCTGGAGTGCCCTATTACGTGTCCTAGATGCAAACGGCATCCAGATTATAGCGAAACAGGATGAAGCAGCGGCGTTGGTCAACGACGTGGCAAGCGGCGTCATTGATGCGCATGGTGTTTTGAACTGGCTCTCGTCGCCGAACCGGATTGGAGCCGCCCCTGGATGGGCAGATACCACCTGA
- a CDS encoding nuclear transport factor 2 family protein, translating to MSKASEFIEALHRIEESGDVEPMARLFAPDAELSNPTVSRPLHGPDGARNFWRSYRHTFGEVRSEFRCVVESDEAAILEWTSRGKLSHGGEFSYDGVSVIEHPAGAIRRFKAYFDPRALGLQLEHAA from the coding sequence ATGTCCAAGGCGAGCGAGTTCATCGAAGCCCTGCATCGGATCGAGGAGAGCGGCGACGTCGAGCCCATGGCGCGGCTGTTCGCGCCCGACGCCGAGCTCAGCAACCCGACGGTCTCGAGGCCGCTCCACGGCCCCGACGGCGCCCGCAACTTCTGGCGCAGCTACCGGCACACCTTCGGCGAGGTGCGGTCGGAGTTCCGGTGCGTCGTCGAGTCGGACGAGGCCGCGATCCTCGAGTGGACGAGCCGTGGAAAGCTATCTCACGGAGGGGAGTTTTCGTACGACGGCGTGAGCGTCATCGAGCATCCGGCCGGCGCCATCAGGAGGTTCAAGGCGTACTTCGATCCGAGAGCCCTCGGGCTTCAGCTGGAGCACGCGGCGTAG
- a CDS encoding AAA family ATPase translates to MTSPRSHAELVTLRKLAQDLAAQRKERLSSVHLLVAIAMSGGPAADLLRDRRLDDEALLKATRSVDDEGPDPIGRAMGGARDVAKRATAKEPAALHLLLALLSDRSSAAHRALTQSGVDLARLRTAALQIALGVVQARRTPSRLLQDGGAPETPPASAATPTARRSRGEAADPARTPRSPRTSQELRPSKGAGVAVPELRPAKGAGVAIPELRPSKGAVAPESRPAKGAGPGVTVPLFPPTPLFPPGRPRPAAAPIGADALSSAEPIALTPTPSPASSASPASASAASPAAPAPGRPLPPLAPPTATSAAASAALAARFTLDRARFPALASLGHNLSLAAVQGELEPIVGREHEIEQALDVLAKRHANNPCLLGPAGVGKTSVARGITHRLAFDEREPRIVVELVPSELLAGTGARGALSERLSALRSELREAGGRVILFIDGLSELFGSGALDEAMAELKLALARGELTLIGTATPEEYRKSIEVDPALARRFTIVEIDEPEEDEAFLLLQSVAVGLGAHHGLAFTDEALASAVAWSVRYLPGRALPDKALSILDLAGARTRRRASSTSRASRAALREPAQPARQVGPAEVAEVVAELADLPVERLLETDRERMLSLETLLAENVVGHGEALARIARVLRRNAAGLRARRPIGSFLLLGPTGVGKTETAKAIAEALFHSPDAMTRLDFSEYAESHAVARLVGAPPGYVGHEAGGQLTEAVRRRPYQVVLLDEIEKAHRDVLEAFLQVFDEGRLTDGRGRRVDFTNTVLVMTSNLGAAEAGALRSERSVGFARTSAAVSPERLGEAMLSAARATLPPELYNRIDEVLCFAPLTRADVAEITRRLLGGLERELEARGVELEVEPEAIDALLDAGGFDPELGARPMKRTIARLVEAPLAELILRGQLEEGSAALVGVEQGEVVVDAIARASTRRYAACSS, encoded by the coding sequence ATGACCAGCCCTCGCTCCCACGCCGAGCTCGTCACGCTGCGCAAGCTCGCGCAGGACCTCGCCGCCCAGCGCAAGGAGCGCCTGTCGAGCGTGCACCTCCTCGTGGCCATCGCCATGAGCGGCGGCCCCGCCGCCGATCTGCTCCGCGATCGGCGGCTCGACGACGAGGCCCTGCTCAAGGCGACCCGCTCCGTCGACGACGAGGGCCCCGACCCGATCGGCCGGGCGATGGGGGGCGCGCGCGACGTCGCGAAGCGGGCGACCGCGAAGGAGCCCGCGGCGCTCCACCTGCTGCTCGCGCTCCTGTCCGATCGCAGCTCGGCCGCGCACCGCGCGCTCACCCAGTCGGGGGTCGACCTGGCGCGGCTGCGGACCGCGGCGCTCCAGATCGCGCTCGGCGTGGTGCAGGCGCGGCGGACGCCCTCGCGGCTGCTCCAGGACGGCGGCGCGCCGGAGACGCCGCCCGCGTCGGCCGCGACGCCCACGGCGCGACGCTCCCGCGGCGAGGCCGCCGATCCGGCGCGCACGCCGCGTTCGCCACGGACATCCCAGGAGCTGCGGCCCTCCAAGGGCGCCGGCGTCGCCGTCCCGGAGCTGCGGCCCGCCAAGGGCGCCGGCGTCGCCATCCCGGAGCTGCGGCCCTCCAAGGGCGCCGTCGCGCCGGAATCGCGGCCCGCCAAGGGCGCCGGCCCGGGCGTCACCGTGCCGCTGTTCCCGCCGACGCCGCTGTTCCCGCCGGGGCGCCCCCGCCCCGCCGCGGCCCCGATCGGAGCCGACGCGCTGAGCTCTGCCGAGCCGATCGCCCTCACGCCCACCCCCTCTCCGGCGTCCTCGGCCTCCCCCGCCTCCGCTTCCGCCGCTTCCCCCGCCGCGCCCGCGCCGGGGCGGCCGCTCCCGCCGCTCGCGCCGCCGACCGCCACGAGCGCCGCCGCGAGCGCCGCCCTCGCGGCGCGCTTCACCCTCGACCGCGCGCGCTTCCCGGCCCTCGCCTCGCTCGGGCACAACCTCTCCCTCGCGGCGGTGCAGGGGGAGCTCGAGCCGATCGTCGGCCGCGAGCACGAGATCGAGCAGGCGCTCGACGTCCTGGCCAAGCGCCACGCGAACAACCCCTGCCTCCTCGGCCCGGCGGGCGTCGGCAAGACCTCGGTGGCGCGCGGCATCACCCACCGGCTCGCGTTCGACGAGCGGGAGCCGCGCATCGTGGTCGAGCTCGTGCCGTCGGAGCTCCTCGCGGGCACCGGCGCGCGCGGCGCGCTGAGCGAGCGCCTGTCCGCGCTCCGGTCCGAGCTCCGCGAGGCGGGCGGGCGGGTCATCCTGTTCATCGACGGCCTGTCGGAGCTCTTCGGCAGCGGCGCGCTCGACGAGGCGATGGCCGAGCTCAAGCTCGCGCTCGCCCGCGGCGAGCTCACGCTGATCGGCACCGCGACGCCCGAGGAGTACCGCAAGAGCATCGAGGTCGACCCGGCGCTCGCGCGGCGCTTCACGATCGTCGAGATCGACGAGCCCGAGGAGGACGAGGCGTTCCTGCTCCTCCAGAGCGTCGCGGTCGGGCTCGGCGCGCACCACGGGCTCGCGTTCACCGACGAGGCGCTGGCCTCGGCCGTCGCCTGGTCCGTGCGCTACCTGCCCGGGCGCGCGCTGCCCGACAAGGCGCTCTCGATCCTCGACCTCGCGGGCGCGCGCACGCGGCGGCGCGCGTCGTCGACGTCACGCGCGTCGCGCGCGGCGCTCCGCGAACCTGCGCAGCCGGCGCGGCAGGTGGGGCCCGCCGAGGTCGCCGAGGTGGTCGCCGAGCTCGCCGATCTGCCGGTCGAGCGGCTCCTCGAGACCGACCGCGAGCGGATGCTCTCGCTGGAGACGCTCCTCGCCGAGAACGTCGTCGGCCACGGCGAGGCGCTGGCGCGCATCGCGCGGGTGCTCCGCCGGAACGCGGCCGGCCTGCGCGCGCGCCGCCCGATCGGGTCGTTCCTTCTGCTGGGGCCGACCGGCGTGGGCAAGACGGAGACGGCGAAGGCCATCGCCGAGGCGCTGTTCCACTCGCCCGACGCGATGACGCGGCTGGACTTCTCCGAGTACGCGGAGTCGCACGCGGTCGCGCGCCTCGTCGGCGCGCCGCCCGGCTACGTCGGCCACGAGGCGGGCGGCCAGCTCACCGAGGCGGTGCGGCGGAGGCCGTACCAGGTGGTGCTGCTCGACGAGATCGAGAAGGCGCACCGCGACGTGCTCGAGGCGTTCCTCCAGGTCTTCGACGAGGGCCGCCTGACCGACGGCCGCGGACGGCGGGTGGACTTCACGAACACGGTCCTCGTGATGACCTCGAACCTCGGCGCGGCGGAGGCCGGCGCGCTCCGGTCCGAGCGCTCCGTCGGCTTCGCCCGCACCTCCGCGGCCGTGTCGCCCGAGCGCCTCGGCGAGGCGATGCTCTCCGCGGCCCGCGCCACGCTCCCGCCCGAGCTCTACAACCGCATCGACGAGGTCCTCTGCTTCGCGCCGCTCACGCGGGCGGACGTCGCCGAGATCACGCGGCGGCTGCTGGGCGGCCTCGAGCGCGAGCTCGAGGCGCGCGGCGTGGAGCTCGAGGTCGAGCCCGAGGCGATCGACGCGCTGCTCGACGCCGGAGGGTTCGACCCGGAGCTCGGCGCCCGGCCGATGAAGCGCACGATCGCGCGCCTCGTCGAGGCGCCGCTCGCGGAGCTCATCCTGCGCGGCCAGCTCGAGGAGGGGTCGGCGGCGCTCGTGGGCGTCGAGCAGGGCGAGGTCGTGGTGGACGCGATCGCGCGGGCCAGCACGCGGCGCTACGCCGCGTGCTCCAGCTGA
- a CDS encoding alpha/beta fold hydrolase, whose amino-acid sequence MIHHRTVAVAGHQVFYREAGDPARPTLLLLHGFPTSSHMFRGLIPRLADRYHLVAPDLPGFGFSDAPDRARFACTFDHLAKVVEGFTDVLDLTRYALYVFDYGAPIGFRLALARPERVSAIITQNGNAYEEGLSTAWDPIQRYWREPTAAHREALRAMLTPETTRWQYVHGVPDPTLVAPESYTLDSALLARPGNDELQLDLFRDYASNVAMYPQFHAYFAARRPPLLAVWGKNDPFFLPEGAKAFQRDNPDAEVKLYDTGHFALETHAEEIASAIRDFLPAAADAQDGGE is encoded by the coding sequence ATGATCCATCACCGAACGGTCGCCGTCGCCGGTCATCAAGTCTTCTACCGAGAGGCCGGCGACCCTGCGCGTCCGACTCTGCTGCTCTTGCACGGCTTCCCGACCTCGTCTCACATGTTCCGCGGCTTGATCCCGCGCCTCGCGGACCGCTACCACCTCGTCGCCCCCGATCTCCCCGGCTTCGGCTTCTCGGACGCGCCGGATCGCGCCCGGTTCGCCTGTACGTTCGACCACCTCGCCAAGGTCGTCGAGGGCTTCACCGACGTCCTCGACCTCACCCGCTACGCCCTCTACGTATTCGACTACGGCGCGCCGATCGGCTTTCGCCTCGCGCTGGCGCGGCCCGAGCGCGTGTCGGCGATCATCACGCAGAACGGCAATGCGTACGAGGAAGGCCTGAGCACCGCCTGGGACCCGATCCAGCGGTACTGGCGGGAGCCGACCGCCGCCCACCGGGAAGCGCTCCGCGCAATGCTCACCCCGGAGACCACGAGGTGGCAGTACGTACACGGCGTGCCCGACCCAACGCTGGTCGCCCCGGAGTCCTACACGCTCGACTCCGCCCTCTTGGCGCGCCCCGGCAACGATGAGCTCCAGCTCGACCTGTTCCGCGATTACGCGAGCAACGTCGCGATGTACCCCCAGTTTCACGCCTACTTCGCGGCCCGGAGGCCGCCCCTCCTCGCGGTCTGGGGAAAGAACGACCCCTTCTTCTTGCCCGAGGGCGCCAAGGCCTTCCAGCGCGACAACCCCGACGCCGAGGTCAAGCTCTACGACACCGGCCACTTCGCGCTCGAGACGCACGCCGAGGAGATCGCGAGCGCCATCCGCGACTTCCTCCCCGCCGCTGCGGACGCGCAGGATGGCGGCGAATAG
- a CDS encoding carbohydrate-binding protein — MKSCTLLRFLLAAASFASACAASDNDAAHLTAEQCASAPAWTERAAFSAGDVVEFGGAYYRCVQGHTSEPGWTPPAVPALWTPGTCKGGDPDPGDSGDGGGGPGGGDTGSGGGGNGSGGTSSGGGDDTGNGGGGAGGGDGGGGNGNGALLFGPYKDTGVNMNWNTNVISTKVSGTQTVFTDDLKAAGGNVVSLAFATGECGNERWGDVPGAAMAAANVPVLEAAGVDYILSTGGAAGSFTCGSDAGFATFLDRWAGPHLIGVDLDIEAGQSPQVIAALVQRLEAAHAAYPDLRFSLTVATLANNEGASTARSLGSNIGSSLNVLGDTAMAAVADVFGFDGSAETWPSYVTVNLMTMNYGSPGPGVCVVSGGQCDMGQSAIQAAYNLHDHFGVPYANIELTPMIGGNDVRGELYTLTDVDETAAFARSQGLAGVHYWSYDRDVDCPIGAASPVCNSLGNAGTRGFLARFLAAGL, encoded by the coding sequence ATGAAGAGCTGCACCCTCCTCCGCTTCCTGCTCGCCGCGGCGAGCTTCGCCTCCGCGTGCGCCGCCAGCGACAACGACGCAGCGCACCTCACCGCCGAGCAATGCGCGAGCGCGCCGGCGTGGACCGAACGGGCCGCCTTCTCCGCCGGCGACGTCGTCGAGTTCGGAGGCGCCTACTACCGGTGCGTGCAGGGCCACACCAGCGAGCCCGGCTGGACCCCACCCGCCGTGCCGGCCTTGTGGACCCCCGGCACCTGCAAGGGCGGTGATCCCGATCCCGGCGACAGCGGCGACGGCGGCGGTGGTCCTGGCGGCGGCGACACCGGCAGCGGCGGCGGCGGCAACGGCAGCGGCGGCACCAGCAGCGGCGGCGGCGACGACACCGGCAACGGCGGCGGTGGTGCTGGCGGCGGCGATGGCGGCGGCGGCAACGGGAACGGCGCGCTCCTGTTCGGCCCCTACAAGGACACCGGCGTCAACATGAACTGGAACACCAACGTGATCTCCACGAAGGTGTCGGGGACCCAGACCGTGTTCACCGACGACCTCAAGGCCGCCGGCGGCAACGTCGTCAGCCTGGCCTTCGCCACCGGCGAGTGCGGCAACGAGCGCTGGGGCGACGTGCCCGGCGCGGCGATGGCCGCCGCCAACGTGCCCGTGCTCGAGGCCGCCGGCGTCGACTACATCCTGTCGACCGGCGGCGCGGCGGGCTCGTTCACCTGCGGCTCCGACGCCGGCTTTGCGACCTTCCTCGATCGCTGGGCCGGCCCGCACCTGATCGGCGTCGACCTCGATATCGAGGCCGGCCAGTCGCCGCAGGTGATCGCGGCGCTGGTGCAGCGCCTCGAGGCCGCGCACGCCGCGTACCCGGACCTGCGCTTCAGCCTGACCGTGGCGACCCTCGCCAACAACGAGGGCGCGTCGACGGCGCGCTCCCTCGGCAGCAACATCGGCTCGAGCCTCAACGTCCTCGGCGACACCGCCATGGCCGCGGTGGCCGACGTCTTCGGCTTCGACGGCAGCGCGGAGACCTGGCCCAGCTACGTCACCGTCAACCTGATGACCATGAACTACGGCTCGCCCGGTCCCGGCGTGTGCGTCGTGTCCGGCGGACAGTGCGACATGGGCCAGTCGGCGATCCAGGCCGCGTACAACCTGCACGATCACTTCGGCGTGCCCTACGCCAACATCGAGCTCACCCCGATGATCGGCGGCAACGACGTCCGCGGCGAGCTCTACACGCTGACCGACGTCGACGAGACCGCCGCTTTCGCCAGGTCCCAGGGCCTCGCCGGTGTCCACTACTGGTCCTACGACCGCGACGTCGACTGCCCGATCGGCGCAGCCTCACCGGTGTGCAACTCCCTCGGCAACGCCGGGACCCGCGGCTTCCTCGCCCGGTTCCTCGCCGCGGGGCTGTAA
- a CDS encoding helix-turn-helix domain-containing protein: MLTVVRSPSGEQEGEGAPKRRRLCVTRSLSDVERMRLRAALRNLRGLYGTWACLAEVMGMQPRTLRAIASGKYAGSPGTAMRAARAAGTTIERLLGRPVAADRCPNCGRGAP, encoded by the coding sequence ATGCTGACCGTAGTCCGTTCGCCTTCGGGCGAGCAAGAAGGCGAAGGTGCGCCCAAGCGCCGCCGCCTCTGCGTCACCCGTTCCCTCTCCGACGTCGAGCGCATGCGGCTCCGCGCCGCCCTCCGCAACCTGCGCGGCCTGTACGGCACCTGGGCCTGCTTGGCCGAGGTCATGGGCATGCAGCCCCGCACGCTCCGTGCGATCGCCTCGGGCAAGTACGCCGGGTCGCCCGGCACCGCCATGCGCGCCGCACGTGCGGCTGGAACCACCATCGAGCGGCTCTTGGGCCGCCCCGTGGCCGCCGATCGCTGCCCGAACTGCGGCCGAGGTGCCCCATGA
- a CDS encoding DUF4388 domain-containing protein: MSELRDDYEAVHARPREGAVLLADASADGEAIGAALRGRGFEVIAASIAELDARLASDAPRVVIVDIDEPGAIEALERLYLRPGGVAASVLLVGDPVRSAELDPQLFGQVFERPVDTAELAAHVSAVAEPGRFRGEHAVEARLAAGLPLDNDVPSNPDFSSDLDPLDVGSVLPPPEEDGDEVGPRLLPARISPELEEILVAAEQRVTAKAHPSSIPAAEEEVDLMLSPELLSALDEPLDPDEDEPRTGASAAVAPVPTGSPSQPRTSEGPYGVAPAPQPAATRAEHTGPGDSLVELAEPGDEHEDDLDAEPALDGAHATKRAGPELAALSLDREAHLLGREERDHGGPARRSGGRDAAPPTPRDAGRPHAFASPPPRPEPAWDRSPSPSPAPREEPAWDRALPGPARGGEDVDWARAPSGRLEPSVRQRITEPPPPRSREGREARAPGFPPPPPPGVAFVSPPSVEVRTALLPSVGRAEPEPLPSVPSQARSAPAGRAPAPPGVPVPASAGAGSLGRGLLAPSPPAAPSPVSLGRGPLQAPPSMAISGAALRGPAPPPLPLVPPAPATVSAAVLGRAMAPEPVDEAPSSGGASSATVLGPGDAPRALARAVGSRSSGALAITTEEGARRIVLHEGDLVTAGSSIPEETLLAFLVGRGDLEREVAARLAGKLPASGRHAGAALIAHGHLGQDDLWPVLRAHAEWVIGHVVLVEAGTCDLEPEPPGRLKAEPNVFGGATGAEVFVETIRRVIAPEVALRRLGGPGARLDDGVRRNLLGECALRREEEELVRTARGRSVGELVSVAEPENASVLYALVCLEVLDVLIPPSITEAPPPPVEDPLDEEAIRQRVRARLALVEDGDYFSILGIPRDATNYEIRRAYLALRKAFEPSTLLTAATVDLLDDVRLVIEVLDEAYEILREPHRRERYRRAIEAGPP, translated from the coding sequence GTGTCCGAGCTCCGCGACGACTACGAAGCAGTGCACGCGCGCCCGCGCGAAGGCGCCGTCCTGCTGGCCGACGCGTCGGCCGACGGGGAGGCGATCGGCGCGGCGCTGCGCGGCCGGGGCTTCGAGGTGATCGCGGCGTCCATCGCCGAGCTCGACGCGCGCCTCGCGAGCGACGCGCCGCGGGTCGTGATCGTGGACATCGACGAGCCCGGCGCGATCGAGGCGCTCGAGCGCCTCTACCTGCGGCCGGGCGGCGTCGCCGCGTCCGTGCTCCTCGTGGGGGATCCGGTCCGCTCGGCGGAGCTCGATCCCCAGCTGTTCGGGCAGGTCTTCGAGCGCCCGGTCGACACCGCCGAGCTCGCCGCGCACGTGAGCGCTGTCGCGGAGCCCGGGCGGTTCCGCGGGGAGCACGCCGTCGAGGCGCGCCTCGCGGCGGGCCTCCCGCTCGACAATGACGTCCCGTCGAACCCCGACTTCTCGAGCGATCTCGACCCGCTCGACGTCGGCTCGGTGCTGCCACCCCCGGAGGAGGACGGCGACGAGGTCGGCCCGCGGCTCCTGCCGGCGCGCATCAGCCCGGAGCTCGAGGAGATCCTCGTCGCCGCCGAGCAGCGGGTCACGGCGAAGGCGCACCCGTCGAGCATCCCGGCGGCCGAGGAGGAGGTCGACCTGATGCTGTCGCCGGAGCTGCTCTCGGCCCTCGACGAGCCGCTGGATCCGGACGAGGACGAGCCGCGGACCGGCGCGAGCGCGGCCGTCGCCCCGGTGCCCACCGGGTCGCCCTCGCAGCCGAGGACGAGCGAAGGCCCGTACGGCGTCGCGCCCGCTCCGCAGCCGGCGGCCACCCGCGCCGAGCACACGGGGCCCGGCGACTCCCTCGTCGAGCTCGCCGAGCCGGGCGACGAGCACGAGGACGACCTCGACGCCGAGCCCGCGCTCGACGGGGCGCACGCGACGAAGCGCGCCGGCCCCGAGCTCGCGGCGCTCTCGCTCGACAGGGAGGCGCACCTGCTCGGCAGGGAGGAGCGCGATCACGGCGGTCCCGCGCGCCGGAGCGGCGGCCGCGACGCCGCGCCGCCGACCCCGCGCGACGCGGGCCGGCCCCACGCCTTCGCGTCGCCGCCGCCGCGCCCCGAGCCCGCGTGGGATCGGTCGCCCTCGCCATCCCCCGCGCCGCGAGAGGAGCCCGCGTGGGACCGCGCCCTGCCTGGCCCCGCGCGCGGCGGCGAGGACGTCGACTGGGCGCGCGCTCCGTCGGGTCGCCTCGAGCCGAGCGTGCGCCAGCGCATCACGGAGCCGCCGCCGCCCCGGTCGCGCGAGGGCCGGGAAGCGCGCGCGCCCGGCTTTCCGCCGCCGCCCCCTCCGGGCGTCGCGTTCGTGTCGCCTCCCTCGGTCGAGGTGCGGACCGCGCTGTTGCCGTCGGTCGGCAGGGCCGAGCCCGAGCCGCTGCCGTCTGTGCCGTCCCAGGCCCGCTCCGCCCCGGCGGGGCGCGCCCCTGCGCCTCCTGGCGTGCCCGTCCCGGCGAGCGCGGGCGCCGGCTCGCTCGGGCGCGGCCTCCTGGCGCCCAGCCCGCCTGCCGCTCCGAGCCCGGTCTCGCTCGGCCGCGGGCCCCTGCAAGCTCCGCCGTCCATGGCCATCTCCGGCGCGGCCCTGCGCGGGCCCGCGCCGCCTCCGCTGCCGCTCGTGCCGCCCGCGCCGGCCACGGTCAGCGCGGCCGTGCTCGGCCGCGCCATGGCGCCTGAGCCGGTCGACGAGGCGCCGAGCTCCGGCGGGGCCTCCTCGGCCACGGTGCTCGGCCCGGGCGACGCGCCGCGCGCGCTCGCCCGCGCGGTGGGCAGCCGCTCCTCCGGCGCCCTCGCGATCACGACCGAGGAGGGCGCGCGGCGCATCGTCCTGCACGAGGGCGATCTCGTCACCGCCGGCTCGAGCATCCCCGAGGAGACGCTGCTCGCCTTCCTTGTCGGGCGGGGCGACCTCGAGCGCGAGGTCGCGGCGCGGCTCGCGGGCAAGCTCCCCGCCTCGGGCCGGCACGCAGGCGCGGCGCTCATCGCGCACGGCCACCTCGGCCAGGACGACCTCTGGCCGGTGCTGCGCGCGCACGCCGAGTGGGTCATCGGCCACGTCGTGCTCGTCGAGGCGGGCACGTGCGACCTCGAGCCCGAGCCGCCGGGCCGCCTCAAGGCGGAGCCGAACGTCTTCGGCGGCGCCACCGGCGCCGAGGTCTTCGTCGAGACGATCCGCCGCGTGATCGCCCCCGAGGTCGCCCTGCGCCGCCTCGGCGGCCCGGGGGCGCGCCTCGACGACGGCGTCCGGCGCAACCTGCTCGGCGAGTGCGCGCTGCGGCGCGAGGAGGAGGAGCTCGTGCGCACCGCGCGCGGCCGCAGCGTCGGCGAGCTCGTGAGCGTGGCGGAGCCCGAGAACGCGAGCGTGCTCTACGCGCTCGTCTGCCTGGAGGTGCTCGACGTCCTCATCCCGCCGTCGATCACCGAGGCGCCGCCCCCGCCGGTGGAGGATCCGCTCGACGAGGAGGCGATCCGGCAGCGCGTCCGGGCGCGGCTCGCGCTGGTGGAGGACGGGGACTATTTCTCGATCCTCGGCATCCCGCGCGACGCGACGAACTACGAGATCCGCCGCGCGTACCTCGCGCTGAGGAAGGCCTTCGAGCCCTCCACCCTGCTCACCGCCGCGACCGTGGACCTGCTCGACGACGTGCGGCTCGTCATCGAGGTGCTCGACGAGGCCTACGAGATCCTGCGCGAGCCGCACCGGCGCGAGCGGTACCGGCGGGCGATCGAGGCGGGGCCGCCGTAA
- a CDS encoding RNA polymerase sigma factor has translation MTWRGPHVGPARVLNIAEIAAQEPFIRSVLRGLGVPAVDVGDVLQDVMLGAWASSQAGRYRPDPVREPLDALKRWLFGVCRFHCTHYHERAFRRREVPVDDPWAATDEEHIDPGHVGERIDAAEALMAIAAMPLWAREVLVLAALGHGGTEIADILGIPLGTAGSRLRLARARLACKLRRRRGTSPP, from the coding sequence ATGACCTGGCGGGGCCCGCACGTTGGCCCCGCTCGCGTCCTGAACATCGCCGAGATCGCCGCGCAGGAGCCGTTCATCCGGAGCGTCCTGCGCGGCCTCGGTGTGCCTGCCGTCGACGTTGGCGACGTGCTCCAGGACGTGATGCTCGGTGCATGGGCGAGCTCCCAGGCCGGGCGCTACAGACCGGACCCTGTGCGCGAGCCCCTGGACGCGCTCAAGCGCTGGCTCTTCGGAGTGTGCAGGTTCCACTGCACCCACTACCACGAACGCGCCTTCCGACGCCGGGAGGTGCCGGTCGACGACCCGTGGGCCGCCACGGACGAGGAGCACATCGACCCTGGACACGTCGGCGAACGCATCGACGCTGCCGAGGCGCTCATGGCGATCGCCGCGATGCCGCTCTGGGCCCGCGAAGTGCTCGTCTTGGCCGCGCTCGGCCACGGCGGCACCGAGATCGCGGACATACTGGGCATCCCGCTCGGGACGGCGGGCAGTCGCCTGCGGCTCGCACGGGCCCGCCTCGCTTGCAAGCTCCGAAGGCGCCGAGGAACAAGCCCGCCCTGA
- a CDS encoding IS1 family transposase, translating into MHLARASWAPLLGRGKGPVPNVLPMETRVRIASALVEGTSVRAVERQTGVAKSTILRFAVELGEGCARLHNRLVQGLCEPDIELDEQRSFIAKKDKRVTAEDPAEYGDVFTFTAFARRSKLVISYAVGKRDQATTDAFLADLRARVLVVPQITSDGLAVYVPAIDASFRGCADYAMVIKEYGYNKSPDHKYEPARDARFIRKTAVFGAPDPKRMSTSGVERYRLTARHINGCKRRLALSFSKSLRSHSAAVALSVATYNLTRVHASLRVSPAMAAGIVAELWSVEDLVRAALAEPAAAPPVPQPAQTGPVRQLPGGKGWLRLVSGGGTPSTPSTPQPPPAARTAAHLEPEPPPPSEPPPAPGPRRMVQLRLFSESE; encoded by the coding sequence ATGCACCTCGCACGCGCATCATGGGCCCCCCTTCTGGGGAGAGGCAAGGGGCCCGTGCCGAACGTGCTTCCGATGGAGACCCGCGTGCGCATCGCGTCCGCGTTGGTCGAGGGGACGAGCGTGCGTGCTGTCGAGCGCCAGACCGGCGTCGCCAAGAGCACCATCCTGCGCTTCGCCGTGGAGCTCGGTGAGGGCTGCGCGCGCCTGCACAACCGGCTCGTGCAGGGACTGTGCGAGCCCGACATCGAGCTCGATGAGCAGCGGAGCTTCATCGCGAAGAAGGACAAGCGCGTGACGGCGGAGGACCCGGCCGAGTACGGCGATGTCTTCACCTTCACCGCGTTCGCGAGGCGATCGAAGCTGGTGATCTCCTACGCCGTTGGGAAGCGCGACCAGGCGACGACGGACGCGTTCCTGGCCGACTTGCGCGCCCGCGTACTCGTCGTCCCGCAGATCACGAGCGATGGTCTCGCCGTGTACGTGCCTGCCATCGACGCGTCGTTCCGCGGCTGTGCGGACTACGCCATGGTGATCAAGGAGTACGGCTACAACAAGAGCCCGGACCACAAGTACGAGCCCGCGCGCGATGCGCGCTTCATCCGGAAGACGGCCGTCTTCGGCGCGCCCGATCCGAAGCGGATGAGCACGTCCGGCGTCGAGCGGTACCGCCTCACGGCGCGGCACATCAACGGGTGCAAGCGCCGGCTGGCTCTCTCGTTCAGCAAGAGCCTGCGGAGCCACAGCGCCGCCGTGGCGTTGTCGGTCGCGACGTACAACCTGACGCGGGTTCACGCGTCGCTGCGCGTGTCGCCTGCAATGGCCGCGGGGATCGTCGCCGAGCTCTGGTCCGTCGAGGATCTGGTCCGCGCCGCGCTGGCGGAGCCAGCCGCCGCGCCGCCGGTCCCGCAGCCGGCGCAGACCGGGCCCGTCCGGCAGTTGCCCGGGGGCAAGGGGTGGCTCCGGCTCGTCTCGGGCGGTGGTACCCCGTCGACGCCGTCCACACCGCAGCCGCCACCCGCGGCGCGCACGGCGGCCCATCTGGAGCCGGAGCCACCGCCGCCGTCCGAGCCGCCGCCAGCGCCAGGGCCGCGCAGGATGGTACAGCTGAGGTTGTTCAGCGAATCCGAGTGA